GAAGTCCAGGGATGCCGGTGGCATGGGCCCTGGTGACGCGCAAGGGGGCAAAGCGCCAGGGGGCGGGGGCCGGGACCTGACCGGCTCGGCCGTTATCGAGCTTGACGAGTGGATTCATGGGGCGGATGGGCAGAGGTTTGTTGACGTCTGCATCATTTCCGACATCGTGGAGGGTGTTTCGGTCCCGGTCGAGGCGATCGTCAAAAGGGGAGGTAAGGCCCTCGTATACGTTTCCAGGAGGTCCGGCATTTCAATGCGTGAGGTCTCAGTAAGGGCGCGGAATCCGAGATACGCTATAGTGAAGGGTGTGGAGGATGGCCAGGCCGTGATCATAAATCCCCTGGTGTTGGAAAGGCAGGGGATGTAGACGTGGATGACATGGATGCCGCGGGCGGGGAGCTTGCGGGGCGTCTCTCGGCCATTAGGGAGAGGATATCTGCAGCGGCGATCAGGTCGGGCCGGAGGCCTGAGGATATCAGGTTGATTGCCGTAACTAAGGGCGTAGACAGCGCGAGGGTCCGGCAGGCCATCGATCTCGGGGTTGACGCAATAGGGGAAAATAGGGTCCAGGAGGCCAGGGCAAAGCTCCTCGATATCGGACGGGGTCCGGGCTCGGGCGTGGAGTGGCACATGGTAGGACACCTCCAGACGAATAAGGTAAGGGCCGCGCTCGAGATCTTCGATGTCATCCAGTCGCTTGACAGGTGGAAGCTGGCCTCCGAGCTCGATGCTCATGCCCGAAAACGAGGGATGCCCGTCGACGCGCTGGTTCAAGTCAAGGTATCAGACGAGGAGACGAAGTCGGGCCTCGATCCTTCCGAGGTCCTGGACTTCGTCAGCCGGGTTGCGGCCGAACTGCCGGGCCTGAGGATTGTTGGGTTGATGGGGATCGCGCCGTATTTCGACGATCCGGAGAAAACCCGGCCCTATTTCAGACGGGTGCGGGTGCTGGGGTTGATGATCGAGGAGGCCAGGATCCCGGGCGTGGCCATGCAGTATCTCTCCATGGGCATGACGAACGATTTCGAGGTGGCTATAGAGGAAGGTTCAAATATGGTCCGGATAGGAACAGGAATATTTGGTCCGCGGCGGTGAACCAGGCGAAATGGGCAAAATAGGCGAGGATGCCGGGAGGGAAATTGCGGTGGGCAAGGGTATTCTGGATAGGGTGCTTGACTTCATGGGCTTCGGCGGGGAACCCGACGAGGCCGAAGGGGAATACGATGTGTATGATTCGAGGGGTGCGAGGAGCGACCCGCGCGCCGATAGCAGGGCAACCAGGAAGCTCGTCCCGCTGAAGACTGCGAAGCAGGCGCGTCTTGTGATCACGGAGCCTGCACGATTTGAAGATGTCCAGGAGGTGGCTGACAACCTGAAGGGCAGGAGGCCGGTCATCGTAAACGTAGACGCGCTCGAGAAGGATGTCGCCAGGAGGGTGTTGGATTTCGCGGCCGGCGTAACTTACGCACTTGACGGGGGCATGCAGAAGGTGGGCGAGGGGATATTCCTCTTCACGCCGAGCAACTTTGATGTAGCCGGAGAGATCCAATCGGGCGACGGGGATGAGGACTCCACCTTTTTTGCAAAGCGTTGATGCCGGTCAGGTCAAGCGCCATCGTATGGGTGCTGTGAGCGGCAGGTAACGGAGGTGCGGGTGTGCAGGGCGAGGCGGATAGCGTGTTTTTGAATATCGTCTCGGACAGGGCTGAAGCCGCAAGGCGGGATGCAGGCATCAAACTTATGGATTTCCTGGATCCTCACCAGCAGGCCCTGGCCCAGGCGGTTATAGAGCGAACCCCCGGCGTTAAAATTCGCTTTGATGGCGGGTATGCAAGGGCCGAACGCAAACGGGCTGCGATTATGCCTGATTTTTATCTGACCGAAACTGCAGATTTCTCCCTGACGGCCCTGGAGGTAAGACCTCTTTACCAGGACCAGGGGGCCGGGGCTTTAAGTCACAGGGATTCCCTAGGGGCCATTCTGGGGCTTGGGCTCAAGCGGGAGAAAGTCGGTGATCTCATAGTCTTGCGCGACAGGTGCCAGGTTGTCCTCGCAGCGGAGATACAGGAATATGTGCTTCTCAACCTCCGGAGGGTCGGTGATGTTGAGGTGGGGGTCAGGCCCATAGACCTTGACCAGCTGGAGATTCCCGCTGAAGTTGTCAGGGAGGTTCGCGGCACGGTCGCATCTATGAGGCTGGATGCCATAGCTAGCCTGGGCTTTGGCGTGTCCCGGACGAAGATGGCCGAGGATATCAAGGCCGAAAGGGTCAGGGTCAATTGGACTACCTCAACCAGCCCTGGCCGGCAGATCAAGCAGGGCGATGTGATCTCCATCAGGGGCAGGGGAAGGCTTGAAATAAAGGAGGTGCTCGGCCAGACAAAGCGCGGCCGGATCAGCCTGGTCCTGAATCGTTACGTCTAAGGGTGTGTAGGCAGCATGGGAGATAATGTCGATAGGCGCATTGCTGTTGTCGGGATAGCAGTTGAAGACAGGAAGCTCGCAGCCGCGAAGGTAAATGAGATATTGAGCCTTCATGGGGATATAATTGTCGGGCGCATGGGAATACCCTATAAGGAAAAGAATATTTCAGTGATGGCGCTCATAATTGACGGCACAACCGACGATATAGGGAGCCTCACGGGCAAGCTGGGGAATATTCCGGGCGTCAGGGTGCGCTCTGCGGTAACCGTGTGATTTTCGATCTTTGAGTAAGAGTATATGAGTATGAGCAGGGGCCATGAGCAAGGGGAAAGATGCGCTAGACGAGGGCACGGTTGAGACGCTTATAAAGAAGATAAGCGAGCTCTCCTCGCGGCTCGAGAAGGCCGAGATAGCGGAGTACATAGAATTCCTGAGGAACCCGAGGAGGATCATATACGTCAATTTTATCTCTGGGCTGGCGAGGGGGTTTGGTATAGGCCTGGGGACAACGGTGCTGCTGGCGATATTCCTCTACCTGATGTCGCATCTTGTGACCTTGAACCTGCCTGTGATCGGGAAGTTCATTGCAGACATCGTGAGGATTGTCCGCGATCACCTGCGCTGAGCTGGCCTATCCGTGAGCTGGTGTATCCGGGCTGGCACATGCTTAATCGATATATATCGATATGTCTGGTATATTCTGGCGTATCTAGAGTTCTCGCCACTCCTGGGGTCTATCCCGGGTGGAGACTGGGGGTATAGAAATCCGTGGATAGGAGGAAATTAGAGCACTTCAAGGCCATCATAGAAGAACAGAGGTCGCGTCTCCTCGACCGGGTCGAGCAGTTGGATAAAGGCCTCCAGACTTCCATGAAGGACTCTACCGGGGAATTATCAAGCTATGACAATCACCCTGCTGATGAGGATACCACTATGTATGATAGGGAAAGGGACGTGGGAATCAGGGGTAATACCATAGGGATCCTCCAGAGGATGGATGACGCGCTGGAGCGGATCGAGTCGGGCGAATACGGCACCTGCGAAAACTGCGGCAGGCAGATAGAGGAGGAGAGGCTTCTCTCCATCCCCTACACTACGCTTTGCGTTGAATGCCAGAACGAGCTCGAGATCAGCATGCCCGATCGCTTCCGGAGGCCGGTGGAGGAGAAGGCCCTGGGCGCGCCGTTTGGGGCGCACTTCCTCCGCCCGGACACGCCAGGGATAGATGGAGAGGATGTGTGGCAGGATGTGGCGAAGTACGGTACGTCCAACAGCCCACAGGATATACCGGGATCAACCGAGTTCGGAGAGGTCTACTGGAACGCCGGGGAGGATGTCGGGGCGGTGGAGGACCTGGATTATATCATCGACGAAGGGGATCCTGATGACATCCCGCCTGATCCCGATATCTATAAAAGGGAATGAAAGGATATCTAGTTTTGAGGCTGTCTCTTCAAGAATCACCTGAGCAGGATAGGGGTCGAGCGAATTGAGAGTGAGAGGTCGGGGGCGAATCTACAGGGGAAGGGCGGGCCGGGGAAGCGCTACCCTGGTGATGGTGCTGGTGATTATCATATTGACCGTGATTTGCGACCAGCTGAGCAAGATGTGGGTTATGAAGACCTTCCCGGCAGGGGTTAGGGTTCCGGTATGGGATGGGAAAGTTTACATAACGCGGACGGCGAACCCGGGGGCGGCATTTGGCATACTTCCTAACCAGACTGCCTTCCTTATAGTGGTCGCCGCGGTGGTCCTCCTGCTTGTTATTATATATGGACGTCACCTTATTGCCAGGAGCCCGGTGCTTCGCTTGGGTTTTGGGCTCGCTGTTGGCGGCGCTCTCGGGAACATGATCGACCGTCTGAGGTTCGGGCGGGTCACGGATTTCATCGACCTGAAGTTCTGGCCGGTGTTCAACATCGCCGATATTGCCATCGTCTGCGGCGTGGTATTGCTTTTCTGGGGGCTTCTCAGGCTGACACAGTGACCTGACATAATGGCCTATGCAGTGGCCTGATAGGTGGTCTGATACGGGACGATCCAGTGGCCCGATTGAGCGGCGCAGGATCCAGGTCAGGGGAGGGCTAATGTGAGACCAATTCTATTTTATGTACATAAGGTGCCAGTCTTCTCCTACGGCTTCATGATCGCCATTGCGTTCATCGCCGGGACGATCCTCGGCGTGCGCGAGGCCAGGAGGAGGGGGATCGAACCTGAGAAGGTCATTGACCTGGCCCTTTGCCTCTGCATTTCGGGCATTATAGGGGCAAGGCTGCTTTACATCCTGCTGGACCTGCCTGCATACTGGGGAGAGCCGCTCGAGGTTCTAAGGTTCAAAGATGGTGGGCTCTCGTTTCACGGCGGGTTGTTTGCAGCGATCCTCGCGGGGATCTGGTTTTGCAAGAGGTCTGGCGTGAACCCGTGGGTCATGGCAGATGTGGCAGCTGCACCGGTCGCGCTGGGTTACAGCATAGCACGGATTGGTTGTTTCCTGAATGGGTGCTGTTACGGCGTTGCGAGCAACATCCCGTGGGCCATAGCCTGCGCTGCAGGGGACGCTACGAGGAGGCACCCGACGCAGCTCTACGCCGCCCTTGGGAGCCTGGTGATCTTCGCGATCCTCATGAGCCTGCGTGGCCACAGAAGGTTTCCAGGTTTCCTCATGTTCCTCTATGTCGGACTTTATTCCATCCTGAGGTTCGTCGTCGAGGTATTCCGGGATGTTCCGAGGTTCGCGGGGCCTCTCTCCATAGCCCAGGTTGCGAGCGTAATTGTGGGTTTTGCGGCGTTTGCCTGTATCCACCTTCTCTCGGAGGAGCCGGGTAGAAAGGCAGGTCGGACGCTCGGTGATCCGCACAGTCACGGCAGGTGAAGGGGATGAGGGGGCAAGGCTCGATGTCTTCCTGGCCAGGACCCTGGCCGGAGACATACCATCCCGGGCATTTGCGCGCAAGCTGATAGACCTGCGCAGGATATCGGTGAACGGGAATGCCGCCAGACCAAGCTACAGGATGCGTGCAGGCGACCAGGTCGAGGCGGCTATACCGGAGCCGGAGCCGCCGCGATGCGAGCCTGAGGATATACCCCTCCACGTCCTGTATGAGGATTCGGACATAATCGTGGTAAATAAGCCGAGGGGCATGGTGGTGCATCCTGCCGCCGGGAACCCCGCCCACACGCTGGTGAATGCCCTGCTGGCGCACTGTAGCGACCTTTCGGGCATAGGCGGGGAGATGCGGCCGGGGATCGTGCACCGGCTTGATAAGGGTACGTCTGGGGTCATGGTGGCAGCGAAAAATGATTTTGCCCACGCGGGCCTGGCCGTCCAGCTGAAGGCGCATGAAATGGAGAAGACCTATCTCGCCCTCGTGCACGGTGAGGTCAGGGAGGGGAAGGGGACCATCAGGACCTACATAGGGAGGCACCCGGTGCACCGCAAGAAGATGGCCGTGGTCGATGAGGGCCGGGGTAAGATCGCCATAACTCATTTCGAGGTCCTTGAGCGCTTTGAGACCCTTGAACGTCTCGGTCTCGGTGTGTCTGAGCGTTTCACCCTTCTCAAGATCATCCTGGAGACGGGTAGGACCCACCAGATCCGAGTCCACATGGCGAACATCGGTCACCCTATCGTGTGCGACAATGTCTATGGCCGCCGCAGGTGCGAGTTTGATATAACCGGGCAGGCTCTCCATGCGTGGAAGCTCAAGCTCCGCCACCCCAGGACGCTGGAGGAGATGAGGTTTTGTGCACCTGTGCCTGCGGATATGCAGGGGATAATAGACTCGCTTCGAACGTTCCCGCTTCGAACCGGTGATTGACAATGGACTGGCCTTCTGATATATTAGCGTGGAAAGGATCGCTGTGGAAAGGATTAGTAATGCAACGATTCCCTTTAAGCTGGTCCGGCGAGGCTGGCAAGGGGTTGAATGTAATGTGTTGAGGCCTTCTCGCCGGAGCGGGAAGGCCTTTGTTGATAAGGGCTCAGTGTGATAGGGGCCCGATAGGTGCCCGCAAGGGCTCAGGCGGGCTCTGGCTCTGGAAGGGGGGCAGATAGGCATGGCCCTCGTTGAAAAGGCCCGGATCATGGATTCGGACGGCATCCGGCGGGCAACGATGCGCATAGCCCACGAAATCATCGAGAAGAATAAGGGCGCTGACGATCTCTCATTCGTCGGCATCCGGACGCGCGGTTTCCCCCTCGCAAAGCGGCTTGCAGAGGCGATCCAGCAAATCGAGGGGACGAAGCTTCCGGTTGGCATTCTGGATATAACGCTCTACCGGGACGACCTTACGACCATCGCCGTCCAACCCGTCGTTCATAAAACCGAGATACCCTTCGATGTATCGGAGAAAAAGATAATCCTCGTCGACGATGTCCTCTACACGGGGCGGACCATCCGGGCCGCGATGGATGCGTTGATGGACCTGGGGCGGCCGCGGTCCATCCAGCTCGCCGTCCTGATAGACAGGGGGCACAGGGAGCTCCCGATCAGGGCGGACTATATAGGGAAAAACGTCCCAACCTCGCGGCGTGAGGTGATAAGCGTGAGGCTTGCGGAGATCGACGGGAGCGACGAGGTGATTATACAGGAGTTTTCAGAGAATTCAAGTCATCCTTGCCAGTCATGAAGCTGGCAAGGTTTTTTTATGCAGACCTTGCGCAGGCCCGCCCCGACCCGGGGATGGGCTCAGGTTTGGGCTGTAACATAGAGATAATGTAACGAAAACGAGGTGGAGGGTGAGGCGGATATATGCCACTCAAGAGCAAGGATGTGCTTGGCCTGGAGGATCTCTCGGTCGAGGAGATCGAGCTTATCCTGCAGACAGCGGAGCCGTGCAAGCAGATATTCACGCGCGATATCAAGAAGCTGCCGACGCTCAGGGGCAAGACCATGGTCAACCTGTTTTACGAACCCAGCACGCGGACGCGGACGTCTTTTGAGCTTGCGGGGAAGTGGATGAGCGCGGATGTGACGAATATCGCAACGGCGTCAAGCAGCGTGGTCAAAGGGGAGAGCTTGAAGGATACGGCCAGGACCCTTGAGGCGCTCGGCGCCAATATAATAGTGATCCGCCACCAGATGGCCGGTGCTCCTCACGTGATAGCCAGGTGCGTCAAGGCATCCGTGATCAATGCCGGGGATGGAATGCACGAGCATCCGACCCAGGGGCTCCTGGACCTTTACACGATTCGGGAGCACAAGGGGCGCATCGCGGGGCTCAAGGTTGTCATAATCGGTGATATCTTGCACAGCCGCGTCGCCAAGTCCAACATCTGGGGGCTCACGAAACTCGGCGCCGAGGTTACGGTGTGCGGGCCGCCCACGCTCATCCCGCAGGGTATAGAGAGGATGGGCGTCAATGTGGAATACGACCTCGATGTGGCGCTCCGCGGTGCCGATGTCGTGAACATTCTCAGGATTCAGCTCGAACGCCAGAAGAAAGGCTTGTTCCCGACCATCCGCGAGTATTCCAGGCTTTACGGGGTAAATGCGAAGCGGCTCAGGGCCGCCAGGCCCGATATTCTCGTAATGCACCCCGGCCCCGCAAACCTCGGCGTGGAGATAACCGGGGATGTCGCGGAAGGTGTCCGTTCCGTTATTCATGAGCAGGTGACCAACGGGGTGGCCGTAAGGATGGCGCTCTTGTATCTTTTGTCAGGTGGAGGTGCCTCGGGTGAGATTGCTGGTTAAGGGTGGGAGGGTCATCGACCCGGAGGCCGGGCTCGATGAGGTCCTGGATATTCTGATTGAGAATGGAAAGATAGTATCAGTGGCCAGCGGCATCCCGGCCAAGGGTATCCCGGCCAGGGTCGGGGCCGGAGCAGGAGCTGGGACTGGGACTGGGGCTGGGGGAGGGGCAGGGATCGAGACGGTCGATGAGGTCGTTGATGCCTCGGGAATGATTGTGACGCCGGGCCTTGTGGACATGCATGTGCACCTGCGCGAGCCGGGCAGGGAGGACGAGGAGACCATCGAGACGGGGACTGCTGCAGCGGCTGCAGGTGGGTTCACGTCGATCGCCTGCATGCCAAACACAACCCCTCCGCTGGATACAGGCGCCTTCGTGGAGGCGGTCCGGATGCGGGCAGCGCGTGCCGGCCTGGTGAACGTCTTCCCTGTTGGAGCCATAACCAAGGGGCTGGCCGGGGAGGAGCTAGCTGAGATCGGGGAGCTTCGCGATGCGGGCGTCGTCGGACTCTCTGATGATGGCAGGAGCGTGATGAATGCCGAGGTCATGCGCCGGGCGATGGAATACGCGCAGATGTTCGACCTTCCCGTCATCCCGCATTGCGAGGACACCAACCTCACCGCGGGCGGCGTGATGAACGAGGGTTACATGTCGACGGTGCTCGGCCTCAAGGGGATGAGCCCCGCAGCTGAGGAGGCGATGGTTGCCCGGGATATCATCCTGGCGGAGCTCACCGGCGCTCGCCTGCACATCACCCATGTGAGCACGGCCGGCTCCGTGCGGCTTATAAGGGATGCCAAGCGGCGCGGCGTGCGGGTGACGGCCGATGCGACTCCTCACCACTTCACGCTGACGGATGAGGCGGTGCGGACCTATGACACCAATACCAAGATGAACCCACCGCTGAGGACCCGGGAGGATGTGGAAGCCATCAGGATGGGCCTCGCCGACGGCACGATCGATGCCATCGCAAGCGACCACGCGCCGCATACTTTTGAGGAGAAGGATGTAGAGTATGATAATGCGCCTTTCGGCATAATCGGCCTCGAGACCTCGCTCCCATTGGCCCTGACGGAGCTTGTCGGAGGGGGCTACCTTCCCCTCGGGGAACTCATAAGGAGGATGTCGTCCAACCCGGCGCGAATCCTCGGCCTGGGAGACAAGAAGGCGGGGATCGTTGCCGGCGCCGACGCTGACCTGACGGTAATAGATGTGAAGAGGGAATTCACAGTCGATATCAACGAATTCCGGTCGCTCTCGCGGAATTCGCCCTTCGGCGGGCGGAGGCTGAAGGGACAAGCCTTCGCCACGATCGTGGGAGGCCGGGTGGTGTTCAAACGATGGGTAGCGGTATAGGGGAAGGCATTGAAAGCAAGCCGGTGCAGGTTACGGCGCGGGTCATCTCGAACGTGGAGATTGCACCGTCTGTCTTCCGGATGTCCCTTGATGCGGCCGGGATTGCCCGGTCCGCCCTGCCTGGGCAGTTCGTGCATGTGGCATGCCATGGCCCATTGAGCCTGGACCCGCTTTTAAGAAGGCCGTTCAGCATCTGCGGGGTTGACAGGCAGGGTGGGGCCATCGACATCATCTACCAGGTGGTTGGCCGCGGCACGGAGCTGCTCTCGCGAATCGCCGTGGGGGTGGGGGGCTCGGGCCGGCAGGCAGCCGTCGACATCCTCGGGCCGCTCGGCCGCGGGTTCGGCATCCCCAGGGACGCGCTGCCCGCCAATCTGCCGGGCCGGCCAGACACATCGGAGGCACGATACGGGCCAGGTGCGCCAGGCGCGCCGTGTGCGTGTGCTGTTAGTCCTGTGCTTCTCGTGGGCGGAGGGCTCGGCGTTGCGCCCCTCATCTTCCTTGCGCAGGCCCTCGCCGGGCAGGGGATACAAGCAGATGTTATAGTGGGAGCCAGGTCGCGCGACCTGATTCTGGGCGTTGAGGAATTCGCGCAGCTTGGATGCGATGTGGAGCTCGCCACCGAGGACGGGTCGGCGGGGGCCCGGGGTCTCGTTACGGAGCTGGTCGAGCGGCGGCTTGGTCTTGGTGCGCTGGCTGATGGGCGCGCTGGTGCGCACACTGATGGGCGCGTCGATGGAGGGCATGTTGATGGGCGTGGGGCTCCGGCCGTGCGCTACGCTGCCGTCTTTGCGTGCGGGCCGGCGGCCATGCTCGAGGCGGTAGCCCGCCTGGCGATGGAGCGGGGCGTCCCGTGCCAGGTGTCCCTGGAGGAGCGAATGGCCTGCGGGGTGGGCGCGTGTCTCGGCTGCGTTGTGAAGACCAGGGCAGGGTACAGGCGCGTATGCGCCGACGGGCCCGTGTTTGATGCTGTGGATGTCTTCTTTTTATCTGCCTCCCCCGCGGGGTGATCTGTTAAGTAACAGCCTGATGCCCATGCCATATACAGGTGGCGCGATACCTGAAACGCGCCCCATCCCATAATGCGGTAAAGATTTATGGGGGGTGTTTGAGCTGGCGGAGCCGGATCCGGATGTACGTAGAGATGTAGATGTGTGCAGGGGTATATACATGGATGAGGATGAAGGTAATGGTGGGGATGCGGATGTCAGGGTGAAAGAAGGGTTGCAAAAACAGGATCCAGAGCCTGACTTGCGTGTCGCAATTGGGTCGATTCAGCTCAAGAATCCCGTGATGGTTGCATCCGGGACCTTCGGCTTCGGTGAGGAATACAGCAGGTTTTACAACCTTGAAGAGCTCGGGGCCATAGTTGTCAAGGGCCTCACCCTCAGGCCGCGCGAGGGCAACCCTTCGCCTCGAATAGTGGAAACCCCCGCCGGGATGCTGAACTCCATCGGGCTCCAGAACCCGGGCGTGGACGCGTTTATTGAGCGGGAACTCCCCCGGCTCAGGGGGTACAGGGTCCCGGTGATTGCCAATATATCAGGAGATGCCTTCGAGGATTATTTCGAGATCGCGGAGCGCCTCGATGGCGTCCCGGGCGTGGCGGGCCTGGAGGTGAATGTATCCTGCCCCAATGTGGCGAAAGGCGGCCTCGCCTTCGGCCTGGATCCCGACTCGGTCTACAAGGTCACGCGGGGTATCCGCAAGAGGGTTAAGACAACGGTCATCGTGAAACTCTCACCTAATGTTCAGGATATCGTCGCGATCGCCAGGGCGGCGGAGCAGGGCGGCGCGGATGCCGTTTCGCTCATCAATACCCTGACGGGCATGGTCATCGACGTGCAGCGTGCGCGGCCGGCCCTTGCGAATATCTTCGGCGGCCTGTCGGGGCCATGTGTGAGGCCGGTGGCCGTGCGGATGACATGGCAGGTGGCGCGGGAGGTCGGGGTTCCCGTGATAGGCATGGGCGGCATCATCACAGGCCGCGACGCCCTGGAATTCATCATGGCCGGCGCGTCGGCCGTGGCGGTGGGCACGGGCAGCTTCGTGCAGCCGCGGGCGGCGCTCGAGGTCGTGGAGGGCATCCGTTCATACATGGTGGAGAGGGGCTACGCTTCGGTTGAGGCCCTGCGCGGCCTTGCCTGGAATGTTCATGGCGTGGCGCCGGCGAGCCCGAACGATAAGGGCGAGCCCGCACGATAGCCTGGAGGTTTGGAGTAGTTTTGGGGGGGTAGGTTTTACGGGGGTACCTATCATCAGCAGTGAAAGCGGGTGCATTTATGGGTGCATCTATGAAAACATCTAATATGCTCAATATTAAAGGGAACAATAAGGGGAAACCCGCGCCCCCGGGCGAGGCTGGCCGCAGGGTGATCGTTGCGCTTGATGTCTCCTCTGTGAACGAGGCCATCGCCCTGGTGGACAGGCTCTTGGAATTCACAGATTCATTCAAGGTCGGGATGGAGCTTTTCTATGCAGCAGGCCCCGCAGTGATAGATAAGATCAGGCAGAGGGGAGGGAGGGTTTTCCTGGATCTGAAGCTCCACGACATCCCGAACACGGTCGGCGCAGCTGCCGCAAGTCTCTCGAGGCTCGGGGTATGGATGTTCAATGTCCATGCATCGGGGGGGCTCGATATGATGAAACGAGCGGCCCAGTCAGTATCGGGGGCGGTGTCGGAGGCGGCCCTCGGGCCTGTTGTGGGCCTCGGCATGGAGAGGCCGAGGGTGCTCGCGGTCACGGTGCTCACGAGCATCGACGATAGGAGCCTCAGGGGCGAGCTCGGGGTCGCGCGCTCGGCCGCCGAGCAGGTGGTGGTGCTCGCCGGGCTCGCGAAGGAGGCCGGGCTTGATGGGGTTGTCGCCTCCCCGAGGGAGGCGCAGGCGATACGTGAGGCCTGCGGGCCTGAATTCATCATAGTCACCCCGGGTGTAAGGCCGGCCTGGGCCGAGGCGGGCGATCAGAGGCGCGTCGCTTCGCCGGCCGAGGCGTTCAGGGCGGGGGCCGATTACATCGTGGTCGGACGGCCGGTAACGCAGGCACCAGACCCGGCGGGTGCCATGAAGCGCATCATAGAGGAGGTTTCCGGCATCATAGACGCCGGGGAATAGGTGCAGGCTTATCGGGGGGGAGTAGGCACATCAAGCCGGGGAACCAGTCCGTGAGGTAGAGACAGACTTAGGATAATGTAGATGGTTTAGGCAGATAACCAGAACAGGCCTATG
The genomic region above belongs to Bacillota bacterium and contains:
- a CDS encoding dihydroorotase, whose translation is MRLLVKGGRVIDPEAGLDEVLDILIENGKIVSVASGIPAKGIPARVGAGAGAGTGTGAGGGAGIETVDEVVDASGMIVTPGLVDMHVHLREPGREDEETIETGTAAAAAGGFTSIACMPNTTPPLDTGAFVEAVRMRAARAGLVNVFPVGAITKGLAGEELAEIGELRDAGVVGLSDDGRSVMNAEVMRRAMEYAQMFDLPVIPHCEDTNLTAGGVMNEGYMSTVLGLKGMSPAAEEAMVARDIILAELTGARLHITHVSTAGSVRLIRDAKRRGVRVTADATPHHFTLTDEAVRTYDTNTKMNPPLRTREDVEAIRMGLADGTIDAIASDHAPHTFEEKDVEYDNAPFGIIGLETSLPLALTELVGGGYLPLGELIRRMSSNPARILGLGDKKAGIVAGADADLTVIDVKREFTVDINEFRSLSRNSPFGGRRLKGQAFATIVGGRVVFKRWVAV
- a CDS encoding dihydroorotate dehydrogenase electron transfer subunit, with protein sequence MQVTARVISNVEIAPSVFRMSLDAAGIARSALPGQFVHVACHGPLSLDPLLRRPFSICGVDRQGGAIDIIYQVVGRGTELLSRIAVGVGGSGRQAAVDILGPLGRGFGIPRDALPANLPGRPDTSEARYGPGAPGAPCACAVSPVLLVGGGLGVAPLIFLAQALAGQGIQADVIVGARSRDLILGVEEFAQLGCDVELATEDGSAGARGLVTELVERRLGLGALADGRAGAHTDGRVDGGHVDGRGAPAVRYAAVFACGPAAMLEAVARLAMERGVPCQVSLEERMACGVGACLGCVVKTRAGYRRVCADGPVFDAVDVFFLSASPAG
- a CDS encoding dihydroorotate dehydrogenase; the encoded protein is MDEDEGNGGDADVRVKEGLQKQDPEPDLRVAIGSIQLKNPVMVASGTFGFGEEYSRFYNLEELGAIVVKGLTLRPREGNPSPRIVETPAGMLNSIGLQNPGVDAFIERELPRLRGYRVPVIANISGDAFEDYFEIAERLDGVPGVAGLEVNVSCPNVAKGGLAFGLDPDSVYKVTRGIRKRVKTTVIVKLSPNVQDIVAIARAAEQGGADAVSLINTLTGMVIDVQRARPALANIFGGLSGPCVRPVAVRMTWQVAREVGVPVIGMGGIITGRDALEFIMAGASAVAVGTGSFVQPRAALEVVEGIRSYMVERGYASVEALRGLAWNVHGVAPASPNDKGEPAR
- the pyrF gene encoding orotidine-5'-phosphate decarboxylase, which encodes MLNIKGNNKGKPAPPGEAGRRVIVALDVSSVNEAIALVDRLLEFTDSFKVGMELFYAAGPAVIDKIRQRGGRVFLDLKLHDIPNTVGAAAASLSRLGVWMFNVHASGGLDMMKRAAQSVSGAVSEAALGPVVGLGMERPRVLAVTVLTSIDDRSLRGELGVARSAAEQVVVLAGLAKEAGLDGVVASPREAQAIREACGPEFIIVTPGVRPAWAEAGDQRRVASPAEAFRAGADYIVVGRPVTQAPDPAGAMKRIIEEVSGIIDAGE